Proteins from a single region of Alphaproteobacteria bacterium:
- a CDS encoding ATP-binding cassette domain-containing protein, with the protein MISRFSTAGRILATARRSRRGRIALTTLGVLLLLSLCADLIAGDRPLLLSVDGKLHWTLAERPLETDLGGSLPVVADFTDPHVVDLIERNGWAIWPPIRFGADTVNYGLTVPVPAPPSTQNWLGTDDQGRDVLARLLHGFRTSLLFGLALTALATLIGVFAGALLGFAGGWVDLVGQRLIEIWSGLPILMALVMISSVLVPGFFTILLVMLSLSWMMMVSFVRTEALRIRKLDYVRAAFAMGVPRRAILWRHVIPNSLNAVIALMPLTLAGSIALLTGLDFLGFGMPVGSASLGELLAQGRNNLQTPRLAIIAFVVPAGLLVLIGMVADSLRDSVDTRLAPPRRSIDAISAAVPIATDGPAPLLRIDNLAAAYESQRQRVEAVRGTSLSIEAGEILVLVGASGSGKSSLAASILDLAGPTAVTRGAFVFKGQRLVAGQLAGDRIGMIFQEPTAALDPLQSVESVVGESLRLHRNAGGPALRARIVELLGQVGFRGGAARLGALPHELSGGERQRVMIAAALAADPDLLIADEPTASLDAHVRDQIIDLLARLNRERGLAILMVTHDAQIARRVAHRIAVMEDGRVVEVGPASQLVERPVHDATRRLFQAPSHLQVARPAPDGEPMLRVDDLRIRYTTRRAWRDTKAARDAVDGVSFVLHRGRTLGLVGPSGSGKSSIANALCGLVTPVGGTIAWDGSDMATMARQERQELRRRVQIVFQDPQGALSPRLTIADIVAEGLRTHRPSNRATHRALVEQALLDVGLDGSYAHRYPNELSGGQRQRVALARAMVLRPDLLILDEPTSALDRHLQVELLEFLRGLQRETGVAYLLISHDPEVIAAMCDDVLEMGRGCLPPEGQGSRV; encoded by the coding sequence ATGATCAGCCGGTTCTCGACTGCGGGCCGCATCCTCGCCACGGCCCGCCGCTCGCGCCGCGGCCGCATCGCGCTCACCACCCTGGGCGTCCTCCTGCTGCTGTCGCTCTGCGCCGACCTGATCGCCGGCGATCGGCCCTTGCTGCTGTCGGTCGACGGCAAGCTGCACTGGACATTGGCCGAGCGGCCGCTGGAGACCGATCTCGGCGGCAGCCTGCCGGTCGTCGCCGATTTCACCGACCCGCATGTCGTGGACCTGATCGAGCGCAATGGCTGGGCGATCTGGCCGCCGATCCGCTTCGGCGCCGACACGGTGAACTACGGGCTGACGGTGCCGGTGCCGGCGCCACCCTCAACGCAGAACTGGCTGGGCACCGACGACCAGGGCCGCGACGTGCTGGCCCGCCTGCTGCACGGCTTCCGCACCTCGCTGCTGTTCGGCCTGGCGCTGACGGCGCTCGCCACGCTGATCGGCGTCTTCGCCGGTGCCCTGCTGGGCTTCGCCGGCGGCTGGGTCGATCTCGTCGGCCAGCGCCTGATCGAGATCTGGAGCGGCCTGCCGATCCTGATGGCGCTGGTCATGATCTCCAGCGTCCTCGTGCCGGGCTTCTTCACCATCCTGCTCGTCATGCTGTCGCTGTCGTGGATGATGATGGTGTCCTTCGTGCGCACCGAGGCGCTCAGGATCCGCAAGCTCGACTATGTGCGCGCCGCCTTCGCCATGGGTGTGCCGCGCCGGGCGATCCTGTGGCGTCACGTCATCCCCAATTCGCTCAACGCCGTGATCGCGCTGATGCCGCTGACCTTGGCGGGCTCGATCGCGCTGCTGACCGGACTCGATTTTCTCGGTTTCGGCATGCCGGTGGGCTCGGCGTCGCTAGGTGAGCTGCTGGCGCAGGGCCGCAACAACCTGCAGACGCCCAGGCTGGCGATCATCGCCTTCGTCGTGCCCGCCGGCCTGCTGGTGCTGATCGGCATGGTCGCCGATTCGCTGCGCGACTCCGTGGACACGCGTCTGGCGCCGCCACGGCGATCGATCGACGCGATCTCGGCCGCCGTGCCCATCGCGACCGATGGTCCGGCGCCACTCCTGCGCATTGACAACCTTGCCGCCGCCTACGAGTCGCAGCGTCAGCGTGTCGAGGCCGTGCGCGGCACCTCTTTGTCGATCGAGGCGGGCGAGATCCTGGTGCTGGTCGGTGCCTCGGGCTCCGGCAAGTCGAGCCTGGCCGCGTCGATCCTCGATCTCGCCGGGCCGACCGCGGTGACGCGTGGCGCGTTCGTCTTCAAGGGCCAGCGGCTGGTTGCAGGCCAACTGGCCGGCGATCGTATTGGCATGATCTTCCAGGAGCCGACGGCGGCGCTCGATCCGCTGCAGAGCGTCGAGAGCGTGGTCGGCGAGTCGCTGCGCCTGCACCGCAATGCCGGCGGTCCCGCGCTGCGCGCCCGCATCGTCGAGCTGCTCGGCCAGGTCGGCTTCCGCGGCGGCGCGGCGCGCCTGGGCGCCCTGCCGCACGAGCTGTCGGGCGGCGAGCGCCAGCGCGTGATGATCGCTGCGGCGCTGGCGGCCGATCCCGACCTGCTGATCGCCGACGAGCCCACCGCCTCGCTCGACGCCCATGTCCGCGACCAGATCATCGATCTGCTGGCGCGACTGAACCGCGAACGCGGCCTCGCCATACTGATGGTGACGCACGACGCGCAGATCGCCCGGCGCGTCGCCCATCGCATCGCTGTCATGGAGGACGGCCGCGTCGTCGAGGTTGGTCCGGCATCGCAGCTGGTCGAGCGGCCTGTGCACGACGCGACGCGGCGGCTGTTCCAGGCGCCCTCGCACCTGCAGGTGGCGCGGCCGGCGCCCGACGGCGAGCCGATGCTGCGGGTCGACGACTTGCGCATCCGCTACACCACGCGGCGCGCCTGGCGCGACACCAAGGCAGCGCGCGATGCCGTCGACGGCGTGTCGTTCGTGCTGCATCGCGGGCGCACGCTGGGACTCGTCGGCCCGTCGGGCAGCGGCAAGTCGAGCATCGCCAACGCGCTCTGCGGCCTCGTCACGCCGGTCGGCGGCACGATCGCATGGGACGGAAGCGACATGGCGACGATGGCCAGGCAGGAGCGGCAGGAGCTGCGGCGGCGCGTGCAGATCGTCTTCCAGGATCCGCAGGGCGCGCTGTCGCCGCGGCTCACCATCGCCGACATCGTCGCCGAGGGCCTGCGCACGCACCGTCCCTCAAACCGCGCGACGCACCGCGCGCTGGTCGAGCAGGCGCTGCTCGATGTCGGCCTCGACGGCTCCTACGCCCATCGCTATCCCAACGAGCTGTCGGGCGGCCAGCGCCAGCGCGTGGCGCTGGCGCGCGCGATGGTGCTGCGGCCCGACCTGCTGATCCTCGACGAGCCGACCTCGGCGCTCGACCGCCATCTGCAGGTCGAGCTGCTGGAGTTCCTGCGCGGTCTGCAGCGGGAGACCGGCGTCGCCTACCTGCTGATCTCGCACGACCCCGAGGTCATCGCCGCGATGTGCGACGATGTGCTGGAGATGGGAAGAGGATGCCTTCCCCCGGAGGGGCAAGGTAGTCGCGTATAG
- a CDS encoding ABC transporter substrate-binding protein has protein sequence MRLIIILTLLAVAVSPARAEGEEPAHGLNATGGPLRYGPDFEAFAYANPLAPQGGTLRQSMMGTFDTLNTYVIRGRPVVAVHTNVHASLLKPSQDEPLTGYAWLAKSVRMGAGERWVEFALREDATFHDGQPITTEDLLFTAEALRQHGRPFYRSVLARVRLEALGSHRLRVHLPSFRPRQLALEYASLPVLPRHWWQGRAFGSTTLEPPLGSGPYRVATVEAGRRIVLERVRMTWSDDLPAMRGAYNFDRHEIVWIRDRTAQFEAFLAGDVDIYADANPRHWATAYDVEPVRDGRIRRLAQRNWFGTGMSGFMFNLRSPLFADRRVREALSLMYDFEWANRVLFHGGYERSYSYFQNTKLAAGGLPSEPERAALASLPPQIAALMPRGEAAMPPVSDGSGHDRRHLERAFALLQAAGWRLVDGRLRHQASGRAFDFAVMAQTQSQALQLGHWFRALRRLGIEGRLEVVDSSVYNERLRQRRFDMTQRFTIPSQWPGSEQQVAWHSTGGPNGSGDNLLGLNDPLVDALVDRLAGAQDYESIAIWGRLLDRALRAHVLGVPGHQEAARKLAIWDKFAWPDRAPGLGYGLEYWWRRD, from the coding sequence ATGCGACTCATTATCATTTTGACCTTACTTGCCGTGGCGGTAAGTCCGGCGCGAGCCGAAGGCGAGGAGCCGGCGCACGGGCTCAACGCGACCGGCGGACCACTGCGCTATGGCCCGGATTTCGAGGCCTTCGCCTATGCCAATCCGCTCGCGCCGCAAGGCGGCACGCTGCGCCAGTCGATGATGGGCACCTTCGACACGCTCAACACCTACGTCATCAGGGGGCGGCCGGTGGTGGCGGTGCACACCAACGTTCATGCCTCGCTGCTCAAGCCGTCGCAGGACGAGCCGCTCACCGGCTATGCCTGGCTGGCGAAGTCGGTGCGCATGGGCGCGGGCGAACGCTGGGTCGAGTTCGCGCTGCGCGAGGACGCCACCTTCCACGACGGCCAGCCGATCACCACCGAGGACCTGCTGTTCACCGCCGAGGCGCTGCGCCAGCATGGCCGGCCGTTCTATCGTAGCGTGCTCGCGCGCGTGCGGCTGGAGGCGCTCGGCAGCCATCGCCTGCGCGTGCATCTGCCGTCGTTTCGGCCGCGCCAGCTGGCGCTGGAGTACGCCTCGCTGCCGGTGCTGCCGCGCCACTGGTGGCAGGGCCGCGCCTTCGGCAGCACCACCCTGGAGCCGCCGCTAGGCAGCGGCCCCTATCGCGTCGCCACGGTCGAGGCCGGCCGGCGCATCGTGCTCGAGCGCGTGCGCATGACGTGGAGCGACGATTTGCCGGCGATGCGCGGCGCCTACAATTTCGATCGCCACGAGATCGTCTGGATACGCGACCGCACGGCGCAGTTCGAGGCCTTCCTGGCCGGCGACGTCGACATCTACGCCGACGCCAATCCGCGCCACTGGGCCACCGCCTACGATGTCGAGCCGGTGCGCGACGGCCGGATCAGGCGCCTGGCGCAGCGCAACTGGTTCGGCACCGGCATGAGCGGCTTCATGTTCAACCTGCGCTCGCCGCTCTTCGCCGACCGCCGCGTGCGCGAGGCGCTCAGCCTGATGTACGACTTCGAATGGGCCAACCGCGTGCTGTTCCACGGCGGCTACGAGCGCAGCTACAGCTACTTCCAGAACACGAAGCTGGCCGCCGGCGGCCTGCCCTCCGAGCCCGAGCGCGCGGCGCTGGCCAGCCTGCCGCCGCAGATCGCCGCGCTGATGCCGAGGGGCGAGGCGGCGATGCCGCCGGTGTCCGACGGCAGCGGCCATGACCGGCGCCATCTCGAGCGCGCCTTCGCGCTGCTGCAGGCGGCCGGCTGGCGGCTGGTCGATGGCCGGCTGCGGCACCAGGCGAGCGGCAGGGCTTTCGACTTCGCCGTCATGGCCCAGACCCAGAGCCAGGCGTTGCAGCTCGGCCACTGGTTCCGGGCGCTGCGCCGCCTGGGCATCGAAGGCCGGCTCGAGGTGGTCGATTCCAGCGTCTACAACGAACGCCTGCGCCAGCGCCGCTTCGACATGACCCAGCGCTTCACCATCCCCTCGCAATGGCCGGGCAGCGAGCAGCAGGTCGCCTGGCATTCCACCGGCGGGCCCAACGGCAGCGGCGACAACCTCCTGGGGCTGAACGATCCGCTGGTCGACGCGCTGGTCGACCGCCTGGCCGGCGCGCAGGACTACGAGAGCATCGCGATCTGGGGCCGCCTGCTCGATCGGGCGCTGCGCGCGCATGTCCTGGGCGTGCCCGGCCACCAGGAGGCGGCGCGCAAGCTCGCCATCTGGGACAAGTTCGCATGGCCCGATCGCGCGCCGGGCCTCGGCTACGGCCTCGAATACTGGTGGCGCCGCGACTAG
- a CDS encoding TonB-dependent hemoglobin/transferrin/lactoferrin family receptor: protein MMVVAAGIVQSTSARAQTASPAGADPAVLLPPITATATRGEKSLIDTPANVSTIVREEMDRRMLVTIEDAVRNQPGIQVNRQTSGTDPFKSLGGFTIRGVGGNRVLTMVDGSRTIERITDQTRDFVDLSNMKKVEIVRGPASVLWGSDALGGVVAFTTKDPADYIAPGRNWGVQVDSNFNSVNTGFTNTVTGAIRVDHVEAMLSYTRRDAEQYRLSKARAVGGVWPCTRAPESLPCNELDPAWISSNSLLGKLVWNANNGHRVKLTGEYFDRETMVDQLWDNGRPVNANGTFGTTTTLDYMRWQTLRRYRLALEHEWKADLSYLDALRWQVGFHPQTLNRTGHRIQQLANGQRTFRDDFLGYQEYFYELDLQLKSSIQLASWMKHSFTYGFAGSLAQTDYSRRDILTNLTTGATTTTVAGGFNFANASTWRADAYVQDEIALFGDRLLITPGLRFSTYRILPRPGPGYRPVVGAEPRNIYADDLSLKLGIVYKLDKTFSLYGQYAEGFKMPTAEQLYTSLPGTGFNLVPNPTLRPERVRSYEIGVRGQLENAFFSINGFHADYTDFIQNFVSIPGTTDITYQNLSSLKLWGIEATGAWRVTPNWELSAAVSYQYGNQQTDATSPVVPYNGAEPWKFVGGIRWTKPEWGLDVDFVGTWQTGITRVSDTPTVRYRPAGYTVFDITAAWEVAPGVTLRGAVLNIFDARYFLPSVANSYDRNPSTAAVAATNPIELQTQPGRHFRLGLSVKY, encoded by the coding sequence ATGATGGTGGTCGCAGCCGGGATCGTTCAATCGACCAGCGCACGGGCGCAGACGGCGTCGCCGGCCGGCGCCGATCCCGCGGTGCTGCTGCCGCCGATCACGGCCACCGCGACGCGCGGCGAGAAGAGCCTGATCGACACGCCGGCCAACGTCTCGACCATCGTGCGCGAGGAGATGGACCGGCGCATGCTGGTGACGATCGAGGATGCCGTGCGCAACCAGCCGGGCATCCAGGTCAACCGCCAGACCTCGGGCACCGATCCGTTCAAGAGCCTGGGCGGCTTCACCATCCGCGGCGTCGGCGGCAACCGCGTGCTGACCATGGTCGACGGCTCGCGCACCATCGAGCGCATCACCGACCAGACCCGCGACTTCGTCGATCTCAGCAACATGAAGAAGGTCGAGATCGTGCGCGGCCCGGCCTCGGTGCTGTGGGGTTCCGACGCGCTGGGCGGCGTGGTGGCGTTCACCACCAAGGATCCCGCCGACTACATCGCCCCCGGCCGCAACTGGGGCGTCCAGGTCGACAGCAACTTCAACAGCGTCAACACCGGCTTCACCAACACCGTCACCGGCGCCATCCGCGTCGATCACGTCGAGGCGATGCTGAGCTACACCAGGCGCGACGCCGAGCAGTACCGGCTGAGCAAGGCGCGCGCCGTCGGCGGCGTGTGGCCGTGCACGCGCGCGCCCGAGTCGCTGCCGTGCAACGAGCTCGACCCGGCCTGGATCTCGTCGAACTCGCTGCTCGGCAAGCTGGTCTGGAACGCCAACAACGGCCATCGCGTCAAGCTGACCGGCGAGTACTTCGACCGCGAGACCATGGTCGACCAGCTGTGGGACAACGGCCGTCCGGTCAACGCCAACGGCACCTTCGGCACCACCACGACGCTCGACTACATGCGCTGGCAGACGCTGCGCCGCTACCGCCTCGCGCTCGAGCACGAATGGAAGGCCGACCTGTCGTATCTCGACGCGCTGCGCTGGCAGGTCGGCTTCCATCCCCAGACGCTGAACCGCACCGGCCATCGCATCCAGCAGCTGGCCAACGGACAGCGCACCTTCCGCGACGATTTCCTGGGCTACCAGGAGTACTTCTACGAGCTCGACCTGCAGCTCAAGAGCTCGATCCAGCTCGCCTCGTGGATGAAGCACAGCTTCACCTACGGCTTCGCCGGCAGCCTGGCGCAGACCGACTACAGCAGGCGCGACATCCTCACCAACCTGACCACGGGCGCGACCACGACGACGGTCGCCGGCGGCTTCAACTTCGCCAACGCCAGCACCTGGCGCGCCGACGCCTATGTCCAGGACGAGATCGCGCTGTTCGGCGATCGGCTGCTGATCACGCCCGGCCTGCGCTTCTCGACCTATCGCATCCTGCCCCGGCCCGGCCCGGGCTATCGCCCGGTGGTCGGCGCCGAGCCGCGCAACATCTACGCCGACGACCTCTCGCTCAAGCTCGGCATCGTCTACAAGCTCGACAAGACCTTCTCGCTCTACGGCCAGTACGCCGAAGGCTTCAAGATGCCGACGGCGGAGCAGCTCTACACCTCGCTGCCCGGTACCGGCTTCAACCTGGTGCCCAACCCGACCCTGCGGCCGGAGCGGGTGAGGAGCTACGAGATCGGCGTGCGCGGGCAGTTGGAGAACGCCTTCTTCTCGATCAACGGCTTCCACGCCGACTACACCGACTTCATCCAGAACTTCGTGTCGATCCCCGGCACGACCGACATCACCTACCAGAACCTGTCGAGCCTGAAGCTGTGGGGCATCGAGGCGACCGGCGCCTGGCGCGTGACGCCGAACTGGGAGCTGAGCGCGGCGGTGTCGTACCAGTACGGCAACCAGCAGACCGACGCGACCTCGCCGGTCGTGCCCTACAACGGCGCCGAGCCGTGGAAGTTCGTCGGCGGCATCCGCTGGACCAAGCCGGAATGGGGCCTCGACGTCGACTTCGTCGGCACCTGGCAGACCGGCATCACCCGGGTGAGCGACACGCCGACGGTGCGCTACCGGCCGGCGGGATACACGGTGTTCGACATCACCGCCGCCTGGGAGGTGGCACCCGGCGTCACCCTGCGCGGCGCGGTGCTCAACATCTTCGACGCGCGCTACTTCCTGCCCTCTGTCGCCAACAGCTACGACCGCAATCCGTCGACGGCGGCGGTGGCCGCGACCAATCCGATCGAGCTGCAGACCCAGCCGGGCCGCCACTTCCGCCTCGGTCTCAGCGTCAAGTACTGA
- a CDS encoding MFS transporter — MQDRQRRHAVVQAALLGLGSATVPFDASVNIAFPSITSSFGLPIDAIQWVVIFYMLAHSALMLAFGRMGDLAGHALVFRLGLACVAVAFTLCALAPVYEWLLAARALQGVGAALTLSCGPALITSLFAEEHRMRALGAYATMMALGGALGPSLGGLLVQEFGWPGVFWFRVPIALIPLVLLRDLPAPPRAAMREPFDALGAVLLAATLVALLLALNRAGRGEALLAAILAAVALAGLAAFIRRERTFRAPMLPLGVFRSFDFSLLNLLNALVNLAGFAALLLVPYFLARQTALGPLLGGFVLAMGPTGGVIGSSLGARTAATLGRYPTALLACALTAAGLLWTAHWGASPPVWSMVTSLLLQGFGTGLLQVAYLDIVTATLPRENRGVAGSLATLTRTLGIVVGAAGLSLVFVLASDGARDFLEGFRVTFLFAASLPVLMLAAAISRRGAWLLR; from the coding sequence ATGCAAGATCGCCAGCGGCGTCATGCGGTGGTTCAGGCGGCGCTGCTCGGGCTCGGCTCGGCGACGGTGCCGTTCGACGCCTCGGTCAACATCGCCTTTCCTTCGATTACCTCATCGTTCGGCCTGCCGATCGACGCCATCCAGTGGGTGGTGATCTTCTACATGCTCGCGCATTCGGCGCTGATGCTGGCCTTCGGCCGCATGGGCGATCTCGCCGGCCACGCGCTGGTCTTCCGCCTCGGCCTGGCCTGCGTCGCCGTCGCCTTCACGCTTTGCGCCCTGGCGCCGGTCTATGAATGGCTGCTGGCGGCGCGCGCGCTGCAGGGCGTCGGCGCGGCGCTGACCTTGAGCTGCGGGCCGGCGCTGATCACCTCGCTGTTCGCCGAGGAGCACCGCATGCGCGCGCTGGGCGCCTACGCCACGATGATGGCGCTGGGCGGAGCGCTGGGCCCTTCGCTCGGCGGCCTGCTGGTGCAGGAATTCGGCTGGCCCGGCGTCTTCTGGTTCCGCGTGCCGATCGCCCTGATCCCGCTCGTGCTGCTGCGCGACCTGCCGGCGCCGCCGCGCGCCGCGATGCGCGAACCGTTCGACGCGCTGGGCGCCGTGCTGCTGGCGGCGACCCTGGTCGCGCTGCTGCTGGCGCTGAACCGGGCGGGGCGCGGCGAGGCGCTGCTGGCAGCGATCCTCGCGGCGGTCGCGCTGGCCGGTCTCGCCGCCTTCATCCGACGCGAGCGCACGTTCCGCGCGCCGATGCTGCCGCTGGGCGTCTTCCGCTCGTTCGATTTCTCGCTGCTCAACCTGCTGAACGCGCTGGTCAACCTCGCCGGCTTCGCAGCACTGCTGCTGGTGCCCTACTTCCTCGCGCGCCAGACCGCGCTCGGCCCGCTGCTCGGCGGCTTCGTGCTGGCGATGGGACCGACCGGCGGCGTCATCGGCTCCTCGCTGGGCGCGCGCACCGCGGCGACGCTGGGCCGCTATCCCACGGCGCTGCTGGCCTGCGCGCTGACCGCGGCCGGCCTGCTGTGGACGGCGCATTGGGGCGCCTCGCCGCCGGTATGGTCGATGGTCACCTCGCTGCTGCTGCAGGGCTTCGGTACCGGCCTGCTGCAGGTCGCCTATCTCGACATCGTCACCGCGACCCTGCCGCGCGAGAATCGCGGCGTCGCCGGCAGCCTCGCCACCCTGACCCGAACCCTGGGCATCGTCGTGGGCGCCGCCGGCCTGTCGCTGGTCTTCGTGCTCGCCTCGGACGGCGCGCGCGACTTCCTCGAGGGCTTCCGCGTCACCTTCCTGTTCGCCGCCTCGCTGCCCGTCCTGATGCTGGCGGCGGCGATTTCACGGCGCGGTGCCTGGCTGCTACGTTGA
- the yejB gene encoding microcin C ABC transporter permease YejB, which yields MARYVLRRLLLMIPTLFGIMTVNFLIMQLAPGGPVERFLSELTGGASDLESRLSDGLSDSTASPDATSIYRGAERLPPELLEEIERMLGFDKPLHERFVDTMVRLATFDFGKSFFRDARVVDLVLERIPVSVSLGLWSTLLIYLVSIPLGMRMAARRGGAFDTGAQILTLVTSAIPAFLIAVLLIVFFAGGRFLDWFPLRGLVSDDWSSLSWPARIADYLWHITLPTLAMAIGGFGPLVLMTRNAFLDELGKTYVMAARARGASPRVALWKHVFRNAMLIVMTGLPGALIGMLFASGLLIEVIFSLDGLGLLGFEASLGRDYPLMFATIYTLTLLGLLVNLAGDVVSVLIDPRIDFAAGQR from the coding sequence ATGGCCCGCTACGTCCTGCGGCGTCTGCTGCTGATGATCCCGACGCTGTTCGGGATCATGACGGTCAACTTCCTGATCATGCAGCTGGCGCCCGGCGGGCCGGTCGAGCGCTTCCTGTCGGAACTCACCGGCGGCGCGTCCGATCTCGAGTCGCGGCTGAGCGACGGCCTCTCGGACAGCACCGCCTCGCCCGACGCCACCTCGATCTATCGCGGTGCCGAGCGCCTGCCGCCCGAGTTGCTCGAGGAGATCGAGCGCATGCTGGGCTTCGACAAGCCGCTGCACGAGCGCTTCGTCGACACCATGGTGCGGCTCGCGACCTTCGATTTCGGCAAGAGCTTCTTCCGCGACGCGCGCGTCGTCGATCTCGTGCTCGAGCGCATCCCGGTCTCGGTGTCGCTGGGCCTGTGGAGCACCCTGCTGATCTACCTGGTCTCGATTCCGCTGGGCATGCGCATGGCGGCGCGGCGCGGCGGCGCCTTCGACACCGGCGCGCAGATCCTCACCCTGGTGACCTCGGCGATTCCCGCCTTCCTGATCGCCGTGCTGCTGATCGTGTTCTTCGCCGGCGGCCGCTTCCTCGACTGGTTCCCGCTGCGCGGCCTGGTGTCGGACGACTGGAGCTCGCTTTCCTGGCCGGCGCGCATCGCCGACTATCTCTGGCACATCACCCTGCCGACGCTCGCCATGGCGATCGGCGGCTTCGGCCCGCTGGTGCTGATGACGCGCAACGCCTTTCTCGACGAGCTGGGCAAGACCTATGTCATGGCCGCCCGCGCGCGCGGCGCCTCGCCGCGGGTCGCGCTGTGGAAGCACGTGTTCCGCAACGCCATGCTGATCGTGATGACCGGGCTGCCCGGCGCGCTGATCGGCATGCTGTTCGCCAGCGGCCTGCTGATCGAGGTGATCTTCTCGCTCGACGGGCTGGGCCTGCTGGGCTTCGAGGCGTCGCTGGGCCGCGACTACCCGCTGATGTTCGCCACGATCTACACGCTCACCCTGCTGGGGCTGCTGGTTAATCTTGCCGGCGACGTGGTGAGCGTGCTGATCGATCCGCGCATCGACTTCGCCGCCGGGCAGCGATGA
- a CDS encoding ChaN family lipoprotein, whose product MNDVAHTPDFPKAAWFAPARARTIPAAEILDDAARADVVMLGETHDRAEIHRWQMHVCAALHARRPNMAVGFEMFQRRQQPVLDRWVAGELSTDAFLLEAEWFDVWGFDPEIYLPLFHFCRQHRVRMLAINCYRALVTRVRKEGWDAIPEAERDGLTPSAPPTEGYRRYLADIVGRALPADVRFDGFIAAQQTWDRAFAVNMKRALEVADPPLVIGIIGRGHLEFGHGTPHQLRDLGVANQRVLLPHEDDRPLALSCAPGIADAIFHLDTVEPPAARTASSGLRWETGSMPPLVQSVDADSPAAEAGVLAGDRITAIDGLAVATPVDAFGILRRQPAGRRVSLAVQRDGQSLDLELHLVTRT is encoded by the coding sequence ATGAACGACGTCGCCCATACGCCCGACTTCCCCAAGGCCGCATGGTTCGCGCCCGCCAGGGCGCGGACCATTCCCGCCGCCGAGATCCTCGACGACGCGGCGAGAGCCGATGTCGTGATGCTGGGCGAGACTCACGACCGCGCCGAGATCCATCGCTGGCAGATGCATGTCTGCGCCGCCCTGCATGCCCGGCGGCCGAACATGGCGGTGGGCTTCGAGATGTTCCAGCGCCGCCAGCAGCCGGTGCTCGATCGCTGGGTCGCCGGCGAGCTCAGCACCGACGCTTTCCTGCTCGAGGCGGAGTGGTTCGATGTCTGGGGCTTCGATCCCGAGATCTACCTGCCGCTGTTCCACTTCTGCCGTCAGCACCGCGTGCGCATGCTGGCGATCAATTGCTACCGCGCGCTGGTCACGCGCGTGCGCAAGGAAGGCTGGGACGCGATCCCCGAAGCCGAGCGCGACGGGCTCACGCCCTCGGCGCCGCCGACCGAGGGCTATCGGCGGTACCTCGCCGACATCGTCGGCCGCGCCCTGCCCGCCGACGTGCGGTTCGACGGCTTCATCGCCGCGCAGCAGACCTGGGATCGCGCTTTTGCCGTCAACATGAAGCGCGCCCTCGAAGTCGCCGACCCCCCGCTGGTGATCGGCATCATCGGCCGCGGTCATCTCGAGTTCGGCCACGGCACGCCGCATCAGCTGCGCGACCTGGGCGTCGCCAACCAGCGCGTCCTGCTGCCGCACGAGGACGACCGGCCGCTCGCCCTCTCCTGCGCGCCGGGCATCGCCGACGCGATCTTCCATCTCGACACGGTCGAGCCGCCGGCCGCGCGCACCGCCAGCAGCGGCCTGCGCTGGGAAACCGGCTCGATGCCGCCGCTGGTCCAGTCCGTCGATGCCGACTCGCCCGCAGCGGAAGCCGGCGTGCTCGCCGGTGACCGCATCACCGCGATCGACGGCCTCGCCGTGGCAACGCCGGTTGACGCCTTCGGCATCCTGCGCCGCCAACCCGCCGGCCGGCGCGTAAGTCTTGCCGTTCAGCGCGACGGCCAGTCGCTCGATCTCGAACTGCACCTCGTCACGCGCACCTGA